A single Carnobacterium alterfunditum DSM 5972 DNA region contains:
- a CDS encoding phosphoglucomutase — MAEFNLTSLQNGSDIRGIAIRTPEHEITLTDERVEKIAYGFAVWLKEVKKLATEDENKPLKVSVGHDSRLSAERIKTAFTRGLTNAGINVIDVGLSTTPAMFMSTKYDSYACDGAVMVTASHLPFEYNGLKFFTKDGGAEHEDIDFILQHADRKNIMWENNQGKVSARSLLNEYAKDLVDKIRVGINHKDHYEKPLTGRHIVVDAGNGAGGFFAEKVLVPLGSNIQGSQYLEPDGNFPNHIPNPDNKEAMKSIQEAVLKNKADIGVIFDTDVDRSALVDSKGEPLNRNNLIGVISAILIKENPGTTIVTSSATSEHLKTFITSLGGKQDRYITGYRNVINRAIQLNKEGIPTSLAIETSGHAALKENYFLDDGAYLVAKILMADADLQKEGKSFSDLITSLNQPVETDEVRFKILPEDIRTTGAKVMESFQSFIEKESDLSVEPANLEGVRVNTAGKYGTGWMLLRMSLHEPLLVLNLESDQEGSIKILRERLKTFFHDQTDLDSSRL, encoded by the coding sequence ATGGCTGAATTTAATTTAACCTCATTACAAAATGGATCGGATATCCGTGGTATAGCAATAAGAACGCCAGAGCACGAAATAACTTTGACAGATGAAAGAGTCGAAAAAATAGCTTATGGTTTTGCTGTCTGGTTGAAAGAAGTAAAGAAACTAGCAACAGAAGATGAAAATAAACCGCTGAAAGTTTCTGTAGGACATGATAGCCGGTTGTCAGCTGAGCGTATAAAAACGGCCTTTACAAGAGGATTGACTAATGCGGGGATAAATGTGATAGACGTGGGACTTTCTACTACTCCAGCTATGTTTATGTCTACTAAATATGATTCTTACGCATGTGATGGAGCCGTAATGGTGACTGCAAGTCATTTGCCATTTGAATACAATGGATTGAAGTTCTTTACAAAAGATGGTGGAGCAGAACATGAAGACATTGATTTTATTTTACAGCACGCAGATCGTAAAAATATCATGTGGGAAAATAATCAAGGAAAAGTTTCTGCTCGTTCACTATTGAATGAATATGCAAAAGATTTAGTCGATAAGATCCGTGTGGGGATCAATCATAAAGACCACTATGAAAAACCGTTGACCGGCAGGCATATTGTTGTCGATGCAGGTAATGGCGCAGGAGGCTTTTTTGCTGAAAAAGTACTGGTCCCATTAGGTTCCAATATCCAAGGAAGCCAATATTTAGAACCGGATGGGAATTTTCCTAACCATATTCCAAATCCTGATAATAAAGAAGCCATGAAAAGTATCCAAGAAGCCGTTTTGAAAAACAAAGCAGATATCGGTGTCATTTTTGATACTGATGTGGACCGTTCTGCACTAGTAGACAGCAAAGGCGAACCCCTGAATCGAAACAATCTGATTGGCGTTATTTCAGCCATTTTGATCAAAGAAAATCCAGGGACGACGATTGTTACGAGTTCAGCAACTTCTGAACATTTAAAAACCTTTATCACATCTCTAGGAGGCAAGCAGGACCGCTACATTACAGGTTATCGAAATGTGATCAACCGTGCGATCCAATTGAATAAAGAAGGCATCCCGACTAGTTTAGCGATTGAGACAAGTGGGCATGCAGCATTAAAAGAAAATTATTTCTTAGATGATGGAGCGTATCTAGTAGCAAAAATACTTATGGCAGATGCTGATTTGCAAAAAGAAGGAAAAAGTTTTTCAGATTTGATCACTTCTTTAAACCAACCTGTTGAAACAGATGAAGTGCGGTTTAAAATCTTACCTGAGGATATTCGGACAACAGGTGCTAAAGTGATGGAATCGTTCCAATCATTTATCGAAAAAGAGTCTGATTTGTCAGTTGAGCCAGCTAATTTAGAGGGCGTCCGCGTGAATACTGCTGGAAAGTATGGTACAGGTTGGATGTTGCTAAGAATGAGTCTACATGAGCCCCTACTTGTTTTAAATCTTGAAAGCGACCAAGAAGGTTCAATAAAGATATTAAGAGAAAGACTCAAAACTTTTTTTCATGATCAAACAGATTTAGATTCGTCTCGCTTGTAG
- the argR gene encoding arginine repressor, giving the protein MKKSNRQLAIKQIITNHDIATQEELLHYLKQEGVEATQATISRDIKEMHLVKTTSSSGNVKYTIFQNNRMSNEEKLQSTLGNVVIRLTQVQFTNVLMTIPGNAHVVAALLDAIDFPEMVGTVGGNDTCLIISKNEEDAKKMYDYLKKWIEL; this is encoded by the coding sequence ATGAAAAAATCAAATCGACAATTAGCAATCAAACAAATCATTACGAATCACGATATTGCTACACAAGAAGAGTTATTGCATTATCTTAAGCAAGAAGGGGTTGAAGCTACACAAGCAACCATTTCTAGAGATATCAAAGAGATGCATTTAGTGAAAACAACCTCATCTAGTGGGAATGTCAAGTATACGATATTCCAAAATAATCGAATGTCTAATGAAGAAAAGTTACAATCTACATTAGGGAACGTTGTGATCAGACTGACGCAAGTACAGTTTACAAATGTTTTGATGACTATACCTGGTAATGCTCATGTTGTAGCGGCATTGTTAGATGCCATTGATTTTCCAGAAATGGTTGGTACTGTAGGCGGCAATGATACTTGTTTAATTATTTCGAAAAATGAAGAAGATGCAAAAAAAATGTATGATTACTTAAAAAAATGGATCGAACTATAA
- the argS gene encoding arginine--tRNA ligase, with amino-acid sequence MDYELMVAQAIKEQIGDALPIEKIVNLLENPKSVEHGDIAFPAFALAKAYRKAPQQIAAELGESVNSPIVEKIEVVGPYLNFFLNRKEVSAAVLNEVLVKSGHYGDAEIGGNRNVPIDMSSPNIAKPISMGHLRSTVIGNSLANILKKVGFNPIKINHLGDWGTQFGKLIVGYKLWGSEEAVKKDPIGELLNLYVKFHKEAEENPELDNDAREWFKKLEDGDEEAQELWRWFREESLKEFNYIYERLDITFDSFNGEAFYNDKMQEVIDLLEEKNVLTVNEGATIVDLEKYNLNPALIKKSDGATLYITRDLAAAIYRKRTYDFALSLYAVGNEQSNHFNQLKAILKEMDYDWADDMHHIPFGLITQGGKKLSTRQGKIVLLEEVLDDAVASALEQIEEKNADLPNKELIADQVGIGAVIFHDLKNDRLNNFDFTIEEVVRFEGETGPYVQYTRARAMSILKKSGLAGIDTTVNYPLDDAYSWEIIKLLQDYPSVVKRAYEKFEPSVIAKHAIHLAQAFNRYYANSKVLTDDAQKPARLALVQSVATILKEDLRLLGVQSPDQM; translated from the coding sequence ATGGATTATGAATTAATGGTTGCACAAGCTATAAAAGAACAAATTGGTGATGCACTACCCATTGAAAAAATTGTCAACTTATTAGAAAACCCAAAATCTGTAGAACATGGTGATATTGCTTTCCCTGCTTTCGCTTTAGCAAAAGCTTATCGTAAGGCTCCACAACAGATTGCTGCTGAATTAGGTGAATCGGTCAACTCCCCTATTGTAGAGAAAATAGAAGTTGTTGGACCTTATCTCAACTTCTTTTTAAATAGAAAAGAAGTGAGTGCTGCAGTATTAAATGAAGTTCTAGTGAAAAGTGGCCATTATGGCGATGCAGAAATTGGTGGAAATAGAAATGTACCCATCGATATGTCATCACCAAATATTGCCAAACCGATTTCAATGGGGCATTTGCGTTCAACCGTTATCGGGAATTCTTTAGCAAACATCTTAAAAAAAGTCGGTTTTAACCCTATTAAAATCAATCACCTCGGCGACTGGGGAACCCAATTCGGTAAACTGATCGTAGGGTATAAACTTTGGGGCAGCGAAGAAGCTGTCAAAAAAGATCCGATTGGTGAACTTTTAAACTTATATGTTAAATTCCATAAAGAAGCTGAAGAAAATCCTGAATTAGATAATGATGCTCGTGAGTGGTTCAAGAAATTAGAAGACGGCGACGAGGAAGCCCAAGAACTTTGGAGATGGTTCCGAGAAGAGTCTTTAAAAGAATTTAATTATATCTATGAGCGTTTAGACATCACTTTTGATTCTTTCAACGGCGAGGCTTTCTATAACGATAAGATGCAAGAAGTTATTGATTTGCTTGAAGAAAAAAATGTGTTGACCGTGAATGAAGGAGCTACTATTGTAGATTTAGAAAAATACAATCTAAATCCTGCATTGATCAAAAAATCCGATGGTGCGACTCTTTACATCACCCGTGACTTAGCAGCAGCGATCTACCGTAAACGGACATATGATTTTGCTTTATCTTTATATGCTGTCGGCAATGAACAAAGCAATCACTTTAACCAGTTAAAAGCTATCTTAAAAGAGATGGATTATGATTGGGCTGATGATATGCACCATATCCCATTTGGTTTGATCACACAAGGCGGTAAAAAGTTATCTACTCGTCAAGGGAAAATTGTTTTACTTGAAGAAGTTCTGGATGATGCCGTCGCTTCTGCACTTGAACAAATCGAAGAAAAGAATGCTGATTTACCAAACAAGGAACTGATTGCTGACCAAGTTGGGATCGGCGCTGTTATTTTCCACGATTTAAAAAATGATCGCTTAAATAATTTTGACTTCACCATTGAAGAAGTTGTTCGTTTCGAAGGAGAAACAGGTCCTTACGTTCAATATACAAGAGCTCGTGCAATGAGTATCTTAAAAAAATCTGGTTTAGCTGGTATCGATACGACAGTCAACTATCCTTTAGATGACGCTTATAGTTGGGAAATCATCAAATTGTTACAAGACTACCCATCTGTTGTCAAACGTGCTTATGAGAAATTTGAACCATCAGTTATCGCTAAACATGCGATTCATTTAGCTCAAGCTTTTAACAGATACTATGCAAACAGCAAAGTGCTTACAGATGATGCTCAAAAACCTGCTCGTTTAGCATTAGTTCAATCTGTCGCAACTATTTTAAAAGAAGATCTAAGATTATTAGGTGTACAATCTCCAGATCAAATGTAA
- a CDS encoding acyl-CoA thioesterase: protein MNEKRAIKHCRESLVVQTHSILPNQLNNHGTLFGGELMSMLDIAASIAVTRHIRTQSVTASTDSVDFLHPIQRNDAITIETYVSGVGKSSVEVFCKVIGENLLTGEQYLAVTAFLTFVAFNTDKSKAVVPLIEPETDEEKFVCSGYEERKMNRFAKREFNKQFARKITLTNSWIDEA from the coding sequence ATGAATGAGAAAAGAGCTATAAAACACTGTCGTGAATCATTAGTGGTTCAAACACATAGTATTCTTCCAAATCAATTAAATAATCATGGAACGTTATTTGGTGGGGAACTTATGAGTATGCTTGATATAGCAGCTTCGATAGCCGTAACGAGACATATCCGTACACAATCGGTGACTGCTTCGACTGATTCTGTAGATTTCTTGCATCCTATCCAGCGGAATGATGCCATCACTATTGAAACCTATGTTTCTGGTGTTGGTAAATCATCTGTAGAAGTATTTTGCAAAGTTATTGGAGAAAACTTACTAACCGGAGAACAATATCTAGCAGTCACAGCCTTTTTAACTTTTGTGGCTTTTAATACAGATAAAAGTAAAGCTGTTGTTCCGCTGATCGAACCTGAAACAGATGAAGAAAAATTTGTCTGTAGTGGGTATGAAGAACGCAAAATGAACCGATTTGCTAAAAGAGAATTCAATAAACAATTTGCTCGAAAAATTACGTTGACGAATTCTTGGATAGATGAAGCTTGA
- a CDS encoding thiolase family protein — protein sequence MPRLKTDDPIVIVGAARTPIGAYLGGLKTVPVSELGAIALKEAIKRAGLANEEIEEVIAGQAMGTQEESNIGRVIGLKAGLRQQSTGMTVNRVCGSGIQSAISAVQELMTMDMEFIAAGGVESLSRSEYYLPLEARWEGFKVGNFNVIDANLALHVNTQPSDDYTEIHHMGDTAEKIAERYSITREEQDAFAVDSQSKTAHAMDSGRLAQEIVSVEVKDRKGNVTVVDTDEHPRPGTNMEGLARLKPAFRKDGKGTITAGNSSGLNDGAAFEIFTKLSVAKERGLDVMAKIVDFAVVGCDPNVMGLGPVYAINKVLEQNDLTLEDIAILEINEAFAAQTLGCMKELGIKKDSELYGRLNPNGGAISLGHPLGMSGARILTSICYEFKNHPEKKYAIASACIGGGQGIALLVENGFVN from the coding sequence ATGCCAAGATTAAAAACTGATGATCCAATTGTAATTGTTGGTGCAGCCCGTACCCCGATTGGGGCTTATTTAGGAGGATTGAAGACCGTTCCTGTAAGTGAACTAGGAGCCATTGCGTTAAAAGAGGCCATTAAACGAGCTGGTTTAGCAAATGAAGAGATAGAAGAAGTTATTGCAGGTCAAGCAATGGGAACACAAGAGGAAAGCAATATTGGTCGAGTCATCGGATTGAAGGCAGGTTTAAGGCAGCAGTCTACTGGAATGACCGTTAATCGCGTATGCGGTTCTGGGATCCAATCAGCTATTTCAGCCGTACAAGAACTGATGACGATGGATATGGAATTTATTGCAGCGGGCGGAGTTGAAAGCTTGTCACGTTCAGAATATTATTTGCCATTAGAAGCAAGATGGGAAGGCTTTAAAGTAGGTAACTTCAATGTCATTGATGCAAATTTAGCGCTTCATGTAAATACTCAACCGAGTGATGATTATACTGAAATCCACCATATGGGAGACACTGCAGAAAAGATTGCTGAAAGATATTCGATCACTAGAGAAGAGCAAGATGCATTTGCAGTGGATAGCCAAAGTAAAACAGCTCACGCTATGGATAGTGGTCGACTTGCTCAAGAAATCGTCTCGGTTGAAGTGAAAGATCGAAAAGGCAACGTAACAGTAGTTGACACAGATGAACATCCTAGACCAGGGACAAATATGGAAGGCTTAGCCAGATTAAAGCCGGCTTTTCGTAAAGATGGAAAAGGAACGATCACTGCTGGAAACTCATCTGGGCTAAATGATGGGGCTGCTTTCGAAATTTTCACTAAGTTATCTGTTGCAAAAGAGCGCGGATTAGATGTAATGGCTAAAATCGTTGATTTTGCGGTAGTTGGATGTGACCCGAATGTAATGGGTTTAGGTCCTGTTTATGCAATCAATAAAGTTTTAGAACAAAACGATCTAACTCTTGAAGATATTGCGATTTTAGAAATCAATGAAGCTTTTGCAGCTCAGACGTTAGGTTGTATGAAAGAATTAGGAATCAAAAAAGATTCAGAATTATACGGTCGCTTAAATCCAAATGGTGGAGCGATCTCATTAGGGCATCCTTTAGGAATGTCTGGAGCACGTATCCTTACATCAATTTGTTATGAATTTAAAAATCACCCTGAAAAAAAATATGCTATCGCATCTGCTTGCATTGGTGGTGGTCAAGGGATCGCATTATTAGTAGAGAATGGATTTGTTAACTGA
- the trmL gene encoding tRNA (uridine(34)/cytosine(34)/5-carboxymethylaminomethyluridine(34)-2'-O)-methyltransferase TrmL, with amino-acid sequence MTNHIALFEPQIPANTGNIARTCAATNTHLHLIEPLGFQTDDKHLKRAGLDYWNQVHITYHKNLAAFMEVAQNGQLHLITKFGHRNYSDIDYAASKEDHYFLFGKETTGLPEEFMREHEEDCLRIPMNDEHVRSLNLSNTAAILIYEALRQQDFKGLELMHHYENDKLD; translated from the coding sequence ATGACAAATCATATTGCTCTATTTGAACCACAAATCCCAGCAAATACAGGGAATATAGCTCGTACGTGTGCAGCAACTAATACTCACTTGCATTTAATTGAACCATTAGGATTTCAAACAGATGACAAGCATTTAAAACGAGCTGGTCTAGATTATTGGAATCAAGTTCATATTACGTATCATAAAAATCTAGCAGCCTTCATGGAAGTTGCACAAAATGGACAACTACATTTGATCACTAAATTTGGTCATCGGAATTATAGCGATATTGATTATGCTGCAAGTAAAGAGGACCATTATTTCCTTTTTGGGAAAGAAACGACTGGTTTGCCGGAAGAATTTATGCGTGAACATGAAGAGGATTGCTTACGTATCCCGATGAATGACGAACATGTTCGCTCGTTGAATTTATCAAATACAGCAGCTATTTTAATTTATGAAGCTCTTCGTCAGCAAGATTTTAAAGGACTGGAATTAATGCACCACTACGAAAACGATAAACTTGATTAA
- the queG gene encoding tRNA epoxyqueuosine(34) reductase QueG encodes MVGEATSLKEKIIEESKRIGIDKIGFTTADPFDELEDKLRKQQELGHHSGFEHKVIEERIYPKLIFENPRSIISIALAYPTKIDDPPPRVKGERRGEFARASWGIDYHDILRDKMNRLIEYIRHEAGETITYKPMVDTGELIDVAVAQRAGIGFIGRNGLLITEEFGSYVYLGEIITNLDFPADRIVPFGCGDCTRCVDACPTGALLGDGQINAIQCLSYQTQTKGMMEEKFRRKMGHVIYGCDICQVVCPYNKGKNAHFHPEMEPEPESIMPKLKPLLTISNRDFKEQFGHMSGSWRGKKPLQRNAIIALGNYRDKSALPDLMRCIEEDVRPIIRGTAAWSIAKIVSARDKMIIDFLKEALAKETDKEAYHEIDQAIEVIQHKREKKS; translated from the coding sequence ATGGTTGGAGAAGCAACTTCATTAAAAGAAAAAATCATTGAAGAAAGTAAGCGTATTGGCATCGATAAAATTGGATTTACAACGGCTGATCCATTTGATGAATTAGAAGATAAACTAAGAAAACAGCAAGAATTAGGGCATCATTCTGGATTTGAGCATAAAGTAATTGAGGAACGTATTTATCCCAAACTGATTTTTGAAAATCCGCGCTCTATTATTTCGATCGCGTTAGCTTATCCAACTAAAATCGATGATCCACCACCTAGGGTGAAAGGGGAACGTCGCGGTGAATTTGCACGAGCATCTTGGGGAATCGATTATCATGATATTTTACGAGATAAAATGAATCGATTGATCGAGTACATCCGTCATGAAGCTGGAGAGACGATAACTTATAAGCCGATGGTGGACACTGGAGAACTAATTGATGTAGCAGTAGCACAGCGAGCAGGAATAGGGTTTATCGGCAGAAACGGCTTGCTCATCACTGAAGAATTTGGATCTTATGTATATTTAGGCGAAATCATTACAAATCTTGATTTCCCAGCGGATAGGATCGTTCCTTTTGGTTGCGGTGACTGTACTCGCTGCGTGGATGCTTGCCCTACTGGAGCTTTGCTTGGAGATGGGCAGATCAATGCCATACAATGCTTATCTTACCAGACCCAGACCAAAGGGATGATGGAAGAAAAATTCAGACGGAAAATGGGTCACGTTATTTATGGATGCGACATTTGTCAGGTCGTTTGTCCTTATAACAAGGGGAAAAATGCTCATTTTCATCCGGAGATGGAGCCTGAACCTGAAAGTATCATGCCCAAACTAAAACCATTGCTGACGATCAGTAATCGTGATTTCAAAGAACAGTTTGGTCATATGTCTGGTTCTTGGCGTGGGAAGAAACCGTTGCAACGTAATGCTATTATTGCTTTAGGCAACTACCGTGATAAATCGGCTTTACCAGATTTGATGCGCTGTATCGAAGAAGATGTCAGGCCCATTATCAGGGGAACTGCGGCATGGTCTATAGCAAAAATCGTTTCAGCTAGAGATAAGATGATAATCGATTTTTTAAAAGAGGCTTTAGCGAAAGAAACAGACAAAGAAGCCTATCATGAGATCGATCAAGCAATTGAAGTGATCCAACATAAAAGAGAGAAAAAAAGCTGA
- a CDS encoding methyltransferase domain-containing protein, whose amino-acid sequence MKKIAKAALFVQENSELFQCPICKDAFDQIEGNSLSCKNGHLFDISKKGTLYFLLKGTKNEYDKEMLSSRFNIATAGLFHPLLDELYKSIAKKEDGHTLDVGCGEGSQLDYLASLGLSGQKIGFDISKDAIQLAATHFSNAFWCVADLAQSPFASQQYDTILNIFSPSNYKEFDRLLKKDGQVIKVVPEKDYLIELRQLFYRDQEDKQTYSNEVVIAKFKEHFPTLEIKHVKYSFELTPALFEDLMKMTPLSWGASPESKEYALTHPLNKVTIDVCVLIGQK is encoded by the coding sequence ATGAAAAAAATAGCAAAAGCTGCATTATTCGTGCAAGAAAATAGTGAATTGTTTCAATGTCCTATTTGCAAAGATGCATTTGATCAAATCGAGGGAAATAGTTTGAGTTGTAAAAATGGACATCTTTTTGATATTTCAAAAAAGGGTACCCTTTATTTTCTATTAAAAGGAACAAAAAATGAATACGATAAGGAGATGTTGTCTTCAAGATTCAATATTGCAACGGCTGGTCTATTTCATCCTTTACTAGATGAACTTTATAAAAGTATTGCAAAAAAAGAGGATGGTCATACACTAGATGTTGGTTGCGGAGAGGGTTCTCAACTTGATTATTTAGCATCATTAGGTTTAAGTGGTCAAAAAATTGGTTTCGATATTTCAAAGGATGCTATCCAATTAGCAGCTACGCATTTTTCAAATGCCTTTTGGTGTGTGGCTGATTTAGCCCAATCGCCTTTTGCTTCGCAGCAGTATGATACGATTTTAAATATTTTTTCGCCTTCAAATTACAAAGAGTTTGATCGCCTATTAAAAAAAGATGGTCAAGTGATCAAAGTCGTTCCCGAGAAAGACTATTTAATTGAATTGAGGCAATTATTTTATCGTGATCAAGAAGATAAACAAACGTACTCAAATGAGGTAGTGATCGCGAAATTTAAAGAGCATTTTCCAACGTTAGAAATCAAGCACGTTAAATATTCATTTGAACTAACGCCAGCATTGTTTGAAGATCTAATGAAAATGACACCATTAAGTTGGGGTGCTAGTCCTGAGTCTAAAGAATATGCTCTAACGCATCCATTGAATAAAGTAACGATTGATGTTTGTGTGTTAATTGGACAAAAATAA
- a CDS encoding YtxH domain-containing protein codes for MSKGTFLFGAAIGGAAAYAAAFLFAPKSGEEYQRELKDKAEMMKESSSDYLSIAKERGGDFKAIATDAAIELKTDIQLVSKQLAEQIKMDSQILKSDLKDVKDGVPGSKENLKANLMDAATEVKYTAASLKEQVSQTTSEAKDISLAVIDEAKMEIDETKAENSSVTNF; via the coding sequence ATGTCAAAAGGAACATTTTTATTTGGAGCAGCAATCGGAGGAGCAGCAGCTTATGCGGCAGCTTTCTTATTTGCACCTAAATCCGGAGAAGAGTACCAAAGAGAGCTGAAAGATAAAGCGGAAATGATGAAAGAATCATCTAGCGATTATCTGTCTATTGCTAAAGAACGTGGCGGAGATTTCAAAGCTATTGCAACAGATGCTGCGATTGAACTGAAAACAGATATACAATTGGTTTCAAAACAATTAGCAGAACAAATTAAAATGGATTCTCAAATCTTGAAATCTGACTTAAAAGATGTTAAAGATGGCGTTCCCGGCAGCAAAGAAAATTTAAAGGCTAACTTAATGGATGCCGCAACTGAGGTGAAATACACAGCTGCAAGTTTAAAAGAACAAGTGAGTCAAACAACTTCAGAAGCGAAAGATATTTCATTAGCAGTTATTGATGAAGCAAAAATGGAAATCGACGAAACAAAGGCTGAAAATAGTTCCGTTACTAACTTTTAA
- a CDS encoding aminotransferase class I/II-fold pyridoxal phosphate-dependent enzyme, protein MTKTAEELKDRYQQLKTKYDEYTAHPLNLNIKRGIPSKEQLDLSVPMLGLLSSPEDFLSQGTVDIRNYGELTGFYEARKLFSELLETEIDEVLIGGNSSLSLMYLVILSKLFTRKMGSSFKEPIKFLCPSPGYDRHFAMTENLGIEMIPIALTENGPDMDEVKKLVANDPTIKGIWCVPTYSNPTGITYSDEVVDQLASMETKDADFMILWDNAYLVHHLTNDKHAAKNLLTACKAAGNPDRAWMFCSTSKITFPGAGVAALGASKKNIALVAKELSYQTIGFDKINQMQHVKFLKDKKQVAQHMEKHAIILKPKFELINQKLTDYFAGKEGLTWTEPKGGYFVHLTTEKGCATEIVEALAKIGVAVTEAGATYPYGNNPMDNSIRLAPTPVSLVDLDAAMDAICLCIEYVSVQKRLSL, encoded by the coding sequence ATGACAAAAACAGCAGAAGAATTGAAGGATCGCTATCAGCAGTTAAAAACGAAATACGATGAGTATACCGCTCATCCTTTGAACTTAAATATAAAAAGAGGAATACCGAGTAAAGAACAATTAGATTTGTCTGTACCAATGCTTGGTTTACTTTCTTCACCAGAAGATTTTTTGAGCCAAGGTACGGTGGATATCCGAAATTATGGCGAATTGACCGGTTTTTACGAAGCTAGAAAACTGTTTTCAGAACTTTTAGAAACTGAGATAGACGAAGTCTTGATTGGTGGAAATTCTAGTTTGAGTTTGATGTATCTGGTCATCCTTTCAAAATTATTCACCAGAAAAATGGGCAGCTCTTTTAAGGAACCTATTAAATTTTTATGTCCAAGTCCAGGATATGATCGTCACTTTGCGATGACTGAGAACTTAGGAATCGAAATGATCCCGATCGCATTGACCGAGAATGGTCCCGATATGGATGAAGTGAAAAAATTAGTTGCAAATGATCCAACTATAAAAGGGATCTGGTGTGTGCCGACTTATAGCAATCCAACCGGTATCACTTATTCGGATGAAGTGGTCGATCAATTAGCCAGCATGGAAACAAAAGACGCTGATTTCATGATTCTTTGGGATAATGCCTATCTGGTTCATCATTTGACTAATGATAAGCATGCGGCTAAAAATTTATTGACGGCTTGTAAAGCAGCTGGAAATCCTGATCGAGCTTGGATGTTTTGTTCAACATCAAAAATCACATTTCCAGGAGCAGGTGTCGCTGCTTTAGGAGCAAGCAAAAAAAATATTGCTTTAGTAGCAAAAGAACTTTCATACCAGACAATTGGGTTTGATAAAATTAATCAGATGCAGCATGTAAAATTTTTAAAAGATAAAAAACAGGTAGCTCAACATATGGAAAAACATGCGATTATTCTGAAACCAAAATTTGAGTTGATCAATCAGAAATTAACGGATTATTTTGCTGGTAAAGAGGGGTTAACATGGACAGAGCCTAAAGGCGGATATTTTGTTCATCTGACTACGGAAAAGGGTTGTGCAACGGAAATCGTTGAGGCATTAGCTAAAATAGGTGTTGCCGTAACAGAAGCAGGTGCTACCTATCCCTATGGCAATAACCCAATGGATAACAGCATACGCTTAGCACCAACTCCGGTTTCGCTAGTTGATCTAGATGCAGCAATGGATGCTATCTGCTTATGTATTGAATACGTTAGTGTCCAAAAACGATTATCTTTATAA
- a CDS encoding OadG-related small transporter subunit: MFDIDYKAFQQGLELMGYGMLGIFIVLGILFLACTGLVKWFSEKN; encoded by the coding sequence ATGTTTGATATCGATTATAAAGCTTTTCAGCAAGGTCTGGAACTGATGGGATATGGTATGTTGGGCATTTTCATTGTATTAGGCATTCTTTTCTTAGCTTGTACCGGTCTAGTTAAATGGTTTTCTGAAAAAAATTAG